The Funiculus sociatus GB2-C1 region TTTGTTCATTAAAAACAGCAAGATATCCCCACCTGTAGCGGCAATATAGCGCGGACGGGGGTTGCGGTCTGTGAGCGATCGCACAATTACCTGTGCCACCCGTTCGGAAGTCCAAGCACGAGAACTGGTTCGTTCCTCCAGTCCTTCTAATCGATTAAAGGCAGCACGATAAGGCGTATCTTGAGGATTTTTTACAGCTTGCTCCACCCTTTGGGCGGCGACGGCGAAAAAGTCTGTAGTAACTGGCCCAGGCTCAATAACGCTGACTTTGATATTAAATGGATCTAATTCCATCCTGAGAGCGTCGCTGAGTCCTTCCAAAGCAAATTTTGAGGAGCTATACAAACCCCCAAAAGGAAACGCCAGCCGTCCTCCCAGAGAACTAATATTAATAATTCTTCCTCCTCCTTGGTCGCGCATCACTGGAACTAAAGCTTGAATCAAAGCCAAGGGGCCTAGTAAGTTTACTTGAAACTGCCGCTGTACCGCCTCAGTGGGGATTAACTCTACTGGCCCCATCTGTCCGTAACCAGCATTATTAACTAAAGCATCAACTCGCCCAAAATGCTCAACAGCTTTATTAGCTAAGGCTTTACCCTGCTCACAGACAGCTATATCTGTTGGAACTACCAGGACATCTGCACCAGCTTTGCGGCAGTAGGTAGCAACATTCTCCAGTTTCTCCTGATTTCGAGCTGCCAGCACTAACCGTATTCCCAAAAACTGGGAGGCTAGATAGTTCGCTAGAGCAGCACCAATTCCCGTGGAGGCTCCCGTAATCAAGATAACTTGTTCAGATAGCGGTGTATAGGTTTTCATAGGTAGTTGATAGTCTGTTGGAAGGTTGGAAGGTGGGAAAGTTGTAGAACCTGACAACATTTCAACTTGACAACTCTTCTGTGACCAATTATTAATTACTTTTTGAGCAATTTTTTATTATTGCAGCTACAACTGATGCGATCGCTCTACTGAAAAGTAGAAAATTAAGTCCGATTTTCAGCTGCGGTGCTTCAAAATGGAATAAAGTTTAACGGAAGGGGTTGCCGTATGCCAACAATAGCCCGCGAAAGCGAATTACAGGTACTGGGGCGAATTTTGCAGAATCGTCTGCAATCGGCTAAACACGAGCATATTCCCTTTCAGGTTCGCTGTGCCACCCCACAGGAAGCGCTGATTATTCTGACTCAACATCCACCCGATTTTGCCCCTGACGCGCAACAAACTTTTAGAGAAATAGAACAGACTCTCAAGACTCTGCGCCCGGAATTTGCCAACCAGGTACAGCTTTACCTGAGGATAGCCGGGCAAAAGCAGCCTTATGCGTTTCACTCCTTTACCGTAGAGTCGCCTGTTTTGTCAACTGTAACTGCCAATGCCGTTGACGAAGGAGTAGTCTTTGATACAGCAGGGGTTCCTTCGGGGGTAAAGGTGAGTGCAACCCAAAGTAGTTTGGGTGATACTGATGCCACAGATGTCGAGGAACCACCAGCGATCGCTGAATCTTCATCAGGTTCTGAGGATGCACCTGTATCCCCTGCGGTGCCGCCAGAAGGCTCTAAGGGTAAGGCATTGCCGCTAGTAACTAAACTGCGGCAGTTGCCATTACCGATATTGGTGGCGGGAGCGGGAGTAGGTTTGTTGGCTTTTATTATGCCTTTTTATGCCCTTACCCGTCCCTGTGTAGTCGGCCCCTGTGTCGCACTCACGGACGCAAAGCAACTTTCCCAAGAGGCAGCTGTTTCCCTTCAGAAACCCAAATCCGGGCAAGAAATACTAGAGGCAAGAGAGAAACAACAAGAAGCTATCCGCCTTTTGGAGACAATTCCATTTTGGTCATTTTCTTACCAAGAAGCTCAAAATCAGTTGAAAGATGATTCTCAGCAAGCGCAATTGTTGGAACAGTTGGTAACAGGTTTGAGCAAGGGAGCGACGGCGGCGCAAAGAAGCCAAAATCCTCCGCATTCAGTAGCAGAATGGGGAGAAATTCAGCAGATGTGGAGAGAAGCGATCGCGCTTTTAGAACCAGTTCCCAGAAATAGCACTGTCTACCAACTAGCGCAGCAGAAAATTAAGGAGTATCAAGTTAATTTAGCGGCGATTAATTGGCGGCTAAATGCCGAAAGAAAGGCACTCCAAGACCTTGATGCTGCGAAAGAAGCCCTGAAGGTGGCAGAAGCCCGTCAAGGGGTGGCTCAGTCGCTACCAGATTGGCGGCTGGTGGAAACTAGCTGGGATATGGCAATGAATCGCCTCAAGGGGATTCCTGTGGGTACAACGGCGCGTGCCGAGGCGCAGCAGATGATAGCAGCTTATTTGCCAAAGTTGGCAAATGCACGCGATCGCAAAAACAGAGAACAAATGGCTATTAATAATTACAAAATGGCTCAGAACCTGGCACGCAATGCCAAAAATACTGAGCAGCTTAATCAATGGACATTGACAGTGCTTAACTGGCGCAATGCGATTGTCAACCTGCAAAAAATTCCCAGAGGAACTTTTGTATACAATCAAGCAGATTCTCTACTAAATTCCTATAAAGAGGCTCTCAGACAAGCCGAGATCAAACTAAGCTACGCGAACCTCCTGCAAAAAGCACGTAACGATCTCAATCGAACCTGCTCCGGAGCGCCCAAAGTCTGCGATTACACTGTAACCGATAGGGGCATTAGAGTTCAGTTGACACCTGCTTATATGCAGATGGTAGTTCAAACTACAAACACAGCCAAACAACGGGGAGACTTTACTGCCCAACAAGGGATTGCGACTCACCTACGAACGCTGGGAGATGCCCTCGAAGCAATTAGCGATAATGCCAGGGTTCCACTACAACTTTATACCCCCGATGGAGCGTTGATTAATAGCTATCCTCGAACTGGCTAGAAAGAGGCTAACAGTGCCAAGTTAACAGTAAGGAGTGAGTATTCCCATTGGCTTATGATAATATCTGTCGCTATCTGGCAGTTGAGTATCCAGTTGCGTTTGCAAGCTGGCTACTCGATACGGATGCGATCGCTATTCAACCCCTTCCGACTGAACTGAATCTTGAACCCATCCGTTCTGATGCCCTTTACTTTCTGCCAGAACGAAACCAGATTCTGCATCTAGAATTTCAGACTGTGCCTGCTTCCAAACCACCTCTGCCTTTGCGGATGCTAGACTATTGGGTTAGGCTGCATCGTCAGTACGAGTGTTCAATTGAGCAAGTGGTGATTTTTTTGAAAGAAACCTCCTCTGAAGCAGTCTTCGTTGAGCGGTTTGCTTTTGAGCGAACTTTCCACTCTTACCGAGTCTTGCGGATATGGGAGCAAGATCCAGCTCGTTTACTGAGTAGTCCCGGACTTCTTCCTCTAGCAGTTTTAGCTCGGACAGACTCACAGACAGCCTTACTAGAGCAAATTGCTGCCAGAGTAGATACGATCGAAGAACCAGACCGACAGCGAAACATTTCTGCTTGTGTGGAAGTGCTGGCAAGGCTGAAGTTTGAAGAAGATTTAATTCGGCAATTTCTCAGAGAGGATCTTATGCGGGAATCACCACTGTATCAAGAAATCTTGCAAGAAGGTGTGCAGCAAGGCATTCAGCAAGGAAAGGTGTCCTTAGCTCTGCGTCAACTCACGCGGCGACTAGGGACGCTTCCACCCCAATTGCGATCGCAAATTCAGCAGCTTTCCATTGTCCAGGTGGAAGCACTCGGTGAAGCTTTGTTAGATTTCTCCACGACACAAGATTTAGTAGCTTGGTTGCAGGCTTACCAATAAACCCTACTTCAGTTGGGCGTTGTTATTGAAAAACTGGCTGCATAGTCCCTGACTAACTAACAGGGTTGTCACTAGGTTGGTGAAAGCAAGCATAAACATAATCAATATCTGGTAAGATGCAGCATTCAAAGGGTCAACACCACTTAATAGCTGACCTGTGATAATTCCTGGTAGCGTCACCACACCTACAACCATCATTTGGTTCAGTGTGGGAATCAACCCGGCTTTGATGGCATCTCTGCGATATTGTGCTACAGCTTGTTGGGGTGTAGCACCTAAACTCAGGTGCGTTTCAATCTCAGCGCGACTAGCGTTGACGGTGCTAACAAGACGTTCGCCTGCGATCGCTGCTCCATTCATCGCATTTCCCAGTACAATTCCCGCTAGGGGAATTAGATACTGTGGTTCATACCAAATTAGCGGCTGAATTATCACCAGCGTGGTATAACCCAAAGTGAGGGCGCTACTAGCTAAAATTGACCCCCAAACTACGGGCAGAACTTGGGGAATTTTCTTGCCAATGCGATTACGGGCGACAATAGCGGCGATGCTTAGCATTACCATCAAGATTGCCAGAACTGCAATTGGATTTTTCCAGGCGAAAACGAAGGCAAGGACGTAGCCGACACCCAAAAGTTGGATAATTGTACGACCAGTTGCGATCGCAAGTTGCCCTTCTAATCCCAGTTTTTGCCAACTGGATAAACCGATGGCAATTGCCATCATGCCTAATGCCCAAGCAAGGTCGGTAATGTCAAGTGTAATTAAAGAATCCACAGGTCATAGGGATTGGGGATTGGGGATTGGGGATTGGGGATTGGGGATTGGGGATTGGGGAAGAGGAAAAAGTCTTACCTAGTCCCTAGCCCCCAGCCCCTAGTTCCTAGTTCCTAGTCCCTAGTCCCTAGTCCCCAACCCCCAACCCCTCTGCGAAACAATTTTACAGCTTCAGCATTCTGAAATGATGTGGGATGGTAAGACCATTCATTTTGCGCGTGTTGTGGCAACCCTGGAATTGTTGAAACAGTCTATAGCTAAAGGTTTCACAATCCAAAATCAAAAATCCCAAATTCAAAATGGGGTGAGGTGCGGATTCCCTTTCTGAACAAAATTTGGTTCTATGTATATAAAAATTTGTGGTGTAAACGAGTGAGTAACATTCCCCCCTTAGACTTGTCTCGGCAGTACAAAAACATCAGTGAAGAGGTGAATGCAGCTGTTCTTGATGTCTTGGCTTCTGGTCGTTACATTGGCGGTTCTCTGGTTCAAGGCTTTGAGCAACAGTTTGCAGCTTACGTGGGCGTTTCTGAGTGTGTGGCGTGTAATTCTGGCACAGATGCCCTCTATCTGGCTCTACGGGCTTTGCAGATTGGTTCTGGAGATGAGGTGATTACGACACCATTCACCTTTATTGCCACTGCTGAGGTAATTAGTGTGGTGGGAGCCAAGCCCGTTTTTGTTGATATTGATGCCGACACGTTTAATTTTGATGTCTTGCAGCTAGAAAAGGCGATTACGGATAAAACGCGCGCTATTATTCCAGTTCACCTATTTGGGCAACCTGTGGATATGACCGCAGTTATGAGGATAGCTGAGTCTCACAATCTGGCTGTGATTGAAGACTGCGCCCAAGCCACAGGTGCGGAATGGGCAGACGCTAAAATCGGCAGCATCGGTCATGTTGGTTGCTTTAGTTTCTTTCCCACAAAGAATTTGGGTGCTTTTGGTGATGGCGGTGCGGTGACGACTAACGATCCGGCGATCGCTTCCGCTATCCGAATGCTGCGAGAACACGGGATGCGCGATCGCTACTACCACGAAGAAACTGGCATTAATAGCCGCTTGGATACCATACAAGCGGCTATTTTGCAAATTAAGTTACGTCATCTAGATACCTGGAATGACTTGCGCCGTTCGGTTGCTGAACGTTACCATCAATTGCTGGAGCCTGTGCCTGGGGTAGTGAAACCGCAAGAAATAGCAGGGGGGCGCAGTGTCTGGAATCAATACACGATTCGGCTTACCCAAGATAGCAACAGCGCTTTCCGGGATAATGTTCGCACTCAGCTAGCCGCTAGGGGCGTTAGTTCAATGGTTTACTACCCCTTGCCTTTGCACTTGCAGCCTGTTTACAAGGATTTGGGCTACCAAGCCGGGGATTTTCCTGTTACTGAAAAAGTCTGCCACGAAGTTTTATCTTTGCCGATTTTCCCAGAACTGTCCCCAGAGGAGCAAGAGCAAGTGGTCTATGGTTTGAAGGACTGTTTGCTAATAGCTAATGGCTAATAAGTAGATGGATCTAATGATTTGTAAGATGGGTAGAGCGACGCAAGCGTTACCCATCTTACCCATTTAAATTTTGGGTGAGGTTACTCGGCCCCAACCTACATCTAAATTGCATTTAACAATTAGCCATTAGCCATTAGCCAGTCCCTATTTTATGCCCGAACTTGCTGACGGCTGACTTGGCTTAAGGCTTCCACCAAGCTACGAACAGCTGCCACCATTGCCACTTCGCTATTCAGCTGGTTGATAGCGCTTCCGACACCGACACCAGCAGCACCAGCAGCGATCGCCATCGGTGCTGTAACGTTGGAGATGCCCGAAGCGCACAAAACTGGCACGGAGACAGCACGGGAAATTTCGTAAGCTGCTGCCAAGGTGGGAGCGGCTTTTTGAATCAATCCCAGTGTTCCGGCGTGGGTGGGGCTGCTGCTGGTGCCTCCTTCAGTTTGGATAATATCAGCACCAGCTTTTACTAACGCTTCTGCCAACTGCACTTGCTGGTCTAGCTCTAGAATGTGGGGAACGGTGACAGACAGGGTAATTTCCGGCAGGAGCAATCGCGTCTTTTGTGTCAACGCCATCACTTCCGGGGCTTCAAACCGCCGTCCCTGAGTATAAAAACTATCAAAGTTGCCGATTTCAATCAAGTCAGCTCCTGCTGCAACAGCTTTCACAAACAGCTCCGGCTCTACCGCAGATACACAAATTGGCAAATTTGTCAATTGCCGAACCATCCGCACCAAGTCGGGGTCAGCAGCAATATCCAAGAAGGTAGCGCCGCCCAGAGTTGCAGCCTTGACGGTAGCAGCAACAGAAGAGAAATCAAAGTTATTCAAGCCAGTGATAATTTTTAAGACGTTGCCTTGCTCAAAAGCACGGTGTAGAGTAGTATTCATGGTCATAAGCCCTATTTGGCTCGCTAATTTTTCATAATTCATTGTACAGACCAGATCGATATGGTCTCTACTTTTGAACTGATTGGGTACTTCCTCCGATGGTTGTGCATCTGCAAGGTGTAGCAATACCATCAAACAACAAAGCGCTAAGAGAGCTTTTTCCCAAAACCGGGATCTAGACTAGGAGCATAGTGCAGATACTACCCTCCTCCAGCCAGTGACGAGCCATGAATTTCCCTCCCACGAATTTGTCAACTTTTCACTCCGATGTTCTGGCACAGACTGAACTGGGTCAGCTGTGCGGTTCGGAACAGAGGTTTCGCGATCGCTACGAGATCCTGCGGATGCTGGGTAGAGGTGGCTTTGGTGTCACCTTTTTAGCGAGGGATGCAACACTCCCTGGACAGCCGTTGTGCGTGATCAAGCAGCTGTGTCCGAAGTTTAGCGATCCAGCTGGCTTAAAAACGGCGCAGAAACGCTTTGAGCAAGAGGCGAAAACTCTCAGCAAACTGGGAAGCCATTCTCAGGTTCCCATGCTACTAGACTACTTTGTAGAAGAGGGAGAATTTTATCTAGTTCAGGAATATATCCGAGGTCATACCCTGGCTAGACTGGTGAGGCGTGGTGGTTCGATAACTGAAGAGGGGGTGAAACAATTCCTCCGTCAGATTTTGCCATTGTTGCAGTACATCCACCGCAATAACGTAATTCATCGCGATATTAAGCCCCAGAACATCATCCGCTGTCAGGACGATGGTAGGCTGGTGTTGATTGACTTCGGAGCTGTCAAAGAGGAAATTTCCCAGTTAGGGCAATCTGGTGTGAAAGGGTCAACTACCCAGTTCATTGGGACAGTTGGGTTTGCGCCACCGGAACAATTTTCTCTACGACCAGTTTATGCCAGCGATATATACGCACTGGGCGTAACGTGCCTTTACTTGTTGACTGGCAAAGCGCCGTTGGAGTTTGAAAGCGATCGCGCCACAGGTGAGATTCAGTGGCAGAATACAGTGGTAGTCTCGCAAGAGTTTGCCCGAATTCTCAACAAAATGCTGAAAATATCTCTAAAAGAGCGCTTTCAGTCTGCTGGAGCGATTATGCTGGCATTTGGTTGGGAATCGCAAGACAATTTATCGCAGTTTATGACAACTGTGCGCCGTCCAGACAAAAGCCCAGTTGAGAATCAACCGGAAGCGAGTCCATCAGATTATATTCCTCCCACCGCCCGAACTGCGATCGCGCTGCGAGATTGGAAAGCGAGATTGCAGGCAAAACAAAGGCACCAAAGAAGAAGCGATCGCGGTATACTCAGCAGCTCTGGTAATTCTCGTTAAAACTGCGTAGGACTGGCATTCTCCACCCTTGGAAGATGATATTGTGTCCGGCAAATTGCCCTTAAGAAGAGAACCCCACCAAAGCCTGCGGCTTTAGTGGGGTTCCTGATTCCAGGGATTCGTGGGCTAATTAACTAGACAGGAAATCCAATTTATCGGGGTTGGGGATATCTATCTATAATCCTGGCTTTGAATATCTCGCAAACGTGCTTCAGGACGCTTAAAACGATCCAATTGACTTTCAAAGAAAGCTCGATTTGCTTGCAGATGCTTTGGATTTGGGTCGTCTAAAGGATATAGAAGCGCAGTTCGCAACGCTTGAATTACAGCGGAAGTAACGCAGTACATTGAACGTTGAAAAGTGATACCAAGCTGAATTAACATATCATCTTCACCGCGACAGTGTTGACGATAGTAATCCTTCAGATAGTCAGGGAGAAAATGCAGCATATCCTGCATTAACAATGTTGGCGGAATACCAGCTGTACCTACGGGAAATACATCAGCATAGAGAATCCCGTAGTGGAAGTCTTTTTGCTCTTCGGGTACTTGCTTAGCTTGAGCATTGTAAGACTTCGTACCCCGGAAAGGTGCAGTGCGATAAAAAACAGCTTCCACATAAGGTAGCGCTGCTTCATATAACCACATAAAACCCTTCGATTTTGGGATAATTTCGTACTTTTGTTCACGAATATAAACGTGGTGGTAGATGGGACGACCTGCTATGGCAAAAATACCATTTACCAGAAAATTCATCGCATCCGGTACACCCTTAAATCCGCCTTCATCATAGATATCGGACATTTCAAAGAAAACCGGAGCCATCACCTCCCAGAACAAGCCTAGATTACTGTAATAGGACATTTGCCGCACCTGTTCCAAGAACATATCTGGAAACAGCTTATAAAGTCCCAACATTGCTGGATTACCCTGGAAATAAGCCTTAATTGCCCTATCAGCATTTGCTTTGTATTCTTCAGAGTCCAGGTAGGCATCAAATTGTCCCCAACCCATATCTCTACCGTGCCAAAGCATGGCTTGCATACAAGCTTCGGCAAACTCCATGTTTACTCTGTCGTGCCATAAGTGGTGAAACAACTTAGGCATTTTTTTATTGAGTTCACCTTTTTCGATAAACTCCAAAAGTTCCGGATGGGCAGTAGCTTCCCCACGCCATATCCGCAGATCCGCATCATCACCAGCGTAGTGATTATGCAGTTCTAAATACTCTTTTGGGATAAAGTATTTAAAGAAAGGAAACGGCTCTAAAAACACCCTTTCAGCAATATAAAGTAAGTCCCGCCAGTAGAAATCCATCGGCACAGCATAAGCCTTATAAATACCGATTATTTGCATCAAATTTTCCGGCGTATCAGGTAGCATGGCACCGCCAGCTTCCAGACGATGAATTATAGGCGCAAATTCATGCCGCGAAGGAGGTAACTTTGTTGTGGGTTTAGGAGGAGTTTGTACCATTTTCAGTTCCTTTAAATAAATTGCCGTATTTATTCGATAATTCTTTGAAAAACTACTTTTCTGTCCTCTGCGTACTCTCTTGCCTCTGCGGTTAATTAATCCTCACTTGTCAACTTTTGGCGTAAGTCAATCGCATGGAAAATACTCAAAACATCATGCGTCCAAGTTGGCAGTATCAGTGTCATAAAAATTTCTTCTACACTGTGAATCGTGCCAACAATACAAGTCAGCCATAAAGTAATTCCTGCGTAATCAAAACCAAAAAGCGCCACTGTAGCAATGAAAAGAGTGATTCCCCAAAACTTGGCTGAATAAGTGTGATAGCTGGCGGGTTTTCCATACTTCACCAAATTAACCAACCACCAGGTTAACTGAGCAACAAGCACCATCAACAACGGGACGCGAAAGTTAATGAAAATATCGGGGTGTACTAACCACGCACTAGCAACTATAGAGCCGTAAAGACAATTATCAGCCCAACCATCAGCTTGACGTAGTTTAGCATTGCTGACACCTAATTTTCTAGCAATGATGCCATCGAAAATATCTGATAGAAATGCTGCCACAAAACCGACGATAAACCAAATGCTTGTTTTGCCATCAATTGCATCCCATAAGAGGAAGGGAGCAATAATAGCGCGAAAGGCTACAAGTAACCCTGGAAGAGATTCAAAAAAACGGTTATTGTTTTGTTGTATTTGGGGCGAAGGTGTCATAAGGGAAATGAAGCGAAAAGATGCAAAGAATGCGAAGGGAAGATAAGAAGAAGTTGGTTTACTTGAGGAATGGAACCCAACACAACTTATGGATTTGTTAGAGGATGTCTGAAAAGTCATAATCGAGACGCTTAAACGGTAGCGATCCCCCTAAATCCCCCTTAAAAAGGGGGACTTTGAGAAGATTCTCCCCCCTTAAAAAGGGGGGCTGGGGGGGATCTAAAGCAACTTTTGACACTTCTGGGACATCCTCTTAGGTTTCATTCCTCAACTAAAACCTACAACTATTTTTAACCGAACCGTATTCGGGTGGGTGTTGCCCAGCTTGGGTTTAATTTTTGGCAGCTACTTGCACGTTGCTAGTAGTGGTAATTGTGGCACCCATTGCAGTTGTTGTGGTTTCACTTAAGCGTACTAGCCAAGCGGGTTGCAATCCTAAAAAGAAAATCAGGGCTGCTAATACTAACGCTGGCGTACGTTCTACCCATTGCACTTTTGCATAGTATGCGCTGGCGTTGTCTAGTTTGCCGAAACAGGTGCGATTGAGCAGAATCACGAAGTAAACTGCTGTTAAGCCGCTACAGAGAACACAAACTAGGGTAGGGATGGGGAAAGCCGAGAAACTACCCTGAAGTACCAAAAATTCCGCAATGAATCCCACTAAACCGGGGATACCAGCACTTGCCATTCCTCCCAACACTAGCAAACCAGTGGTGAGAGGTAAACCTCTTTGGGGACTCAGCAAGCCATTGAGGACATCTAAATCGCGGGTGCCGACTTTGGTTTCGACAATGCCCACTAGGTGAAAGAGGATTGCTAAGATTAAGCCGTGGCTAAACATTTGTAAGACGGCACCGAGTAGCGAGAGAGGTGTGGCGGCGGCGGCGGCTAAGAGGATGTAGCCCATATGTCCGATGGAACTATAGGCTACCATACGTTTGATATCTTTTTGCGCGATCGCACTCAGCGCTCCATAAGCTGCACTAAATGCCCCGATAATCGCTAAACCAGGCGCTACAGTTACCCAGGCTTCGGGAAACATCCCCAAACCAAATCGCACTAAACCGTAAGTTCCCAATTTTGCCAGTACGCCTCCTAAAAGAATTGCGATGGGGGGGGAAGCTTCAACGTAGGCATCAGGCAACCAAGTATGCAGAGGAACTAAGGGGATTTTGATGCCGAAACCTACTAAGAGCATTGTCAGTAGAATCAGCTGGGTATTTAAGGATAAACCTTGGGTAACTAAAGGATTGTAATCAAAGTTGGGAGCGTTACCTAGCCAGGTTACACCTAAGAATGCCGCCAAAATCAAAATTCCGGAAACAGCGGTGTAGATAAGGAACTTCATGGCTGCATAGCCGCGCTTTTGGGTTCCCCCCCAGATGGCAATTAACAGGTACAGAGGAATAAGTTCCAGCTCGTAGAACAAGACGAATAGCATCAAGTTCTGGGAGAGGAAGGCTCCGGCAATTCCCGCACTTACCAGCAAAATTAAAGAGTAATACAGGCGGGGGCGAGTAATTTGTTCTGAGGTACTGTAAATAACAATCCACGTCAGCAGACTATTTAACGCCACTAGCGGTACAGACAAACCATCAACCCCAAGGCTGTAATTTAAGCCTAGAGTTTCAATCCAGGGTATAAACTCAGAGAACTGGAAACCTGCATTACTAATGTTGAATTGGGTAAGCAGAAAAAGTGTCCAGACTATAACACCACTGGCAATACTCAAAGCCAGCAGACGGGCGCGATTAGCGGATAAGTTAGGCAAAAATCCAACAATGGCGGCACCTAAAAATGGCACCCAAATTAAACTGCTGAGCATAGTTAATTCTTAGTTGTTAGTTTCTCGTTCCCTGGCGACCGCTTGGGGACGCTAATTCTAGAGGTAGTTTCTTGATTACAGGAGGCGACCGCCTCCTGTAGACATTCCCAGGTTCAGCCTGGAAGAGATTATGTGTTGGCGAAGACGAGGGAAAGATGAGATAGGAAAGGCCAAGATAACAGCATTCCTATCACAACTATTCCCAGTAGGATAGTTAGCGCGTAGGATTGGGAGCGTCCGGAGGTACTGTATTTCAAGCTTTCGCCACCGAAAATGGAAGCAAAGCCGACAAGGTTAACTAGGCCATCAACTAAGTAGCGGTCAACGATGTCGATGATGCGGGAAATCAGGTCAACTCCGAATACAATACTCACGCGGTAAATTTTGGCTGTATAAAAGTCGTATGCGAAAAGGTCTTGTAGGGGTTTCCAGGGAAGTTGAACGGGTTTTTGCCACATTCCACCGAGGTAAATGACACCGCTGATACTGCTACCAAAGATGCTAGACCAAATCAGCATAAGGGCGACATCTTTATTTAAGGTTGCCCAAGTGGGAAGTAATGACAAGCTTTGCAAGACTAAGGGCAGGTGGAGGGTAAAGGCTAGCAAAACTATCATAGGGAAAGTTATGGGCCAAAATGCTTCCGGCGATCGCACTGTCATCTTATTTGGTTTACCGCCAAAAATTAGCCCAAATACTCTGGTTAAGCTGAAGGCTGTTAAAGCATTAACCAAGACTACTAAACCGACTAGCCAAGGTTGAGTCGCCCACAAACCATCTGCTAATTCCACCAACGCCCAAAAACTGCCAAGGGGTGGAAATGCGATTAATCCCAGCGTACCGACTATAAAGGCTAAACCGGATATGGGACGACGCGACCACAAACCGCCGAGTTGGGTTAAATCTTGGGTGACATTGTTCCAAATTATCGCGCCGACGCACATTACT contains the following coding sequences:
- a CDS encoding SDR family NAD(P)-dependent oxidoreductase; this translates as MKTYTPLSEQVILITGASTGIGAALANYLASQFLGIRLVLAARNQEKLENVATYCRKAGADVLVVPTDIAVCEQGKALANKAVEHFGRVDALVNNAGYGQMGPVELIPTEAVQRQFQVNLLGPLALIQALVPVMRDQGGGRIINISSLGGRLAFPFGGLYSSSKFALEGLSDALRMELDPFNIKVSVIEPGPVTTDFFAVAAQRVEQAVKNPQDTPYRAAFNRLEGLEERTSSRAWTSERVAQVIVRSLTDRNPRPRYIAATGGDILLFLMNKVLPTRAVDAFWKRFYGINEVAKDWQNRG
- a CDS encoding DUF4351 domain-containing protein, whose translation is MAYDNICRYLAVEYPVAFASWLLDTDAIAIQPLPTELNLEPIRSDALYFLPERNQILHLEFQTVPASKPPLPLRMLDYWVRLHRQYECSIEQVVIFLKETSSEAVFVERFAFERTFHSYRVLRIWEQDPARLLSSPGLLPLAVLARTDSQTALLEQIAARVDTIEEPDRQRNISACVEVLARLKFEEDLIRQFLREDLMRESPLYQEILQEGVQQGIQQGKVSLALRQLTRRLGTLPPQLRSQIQQLSIVQVEALGEALLDFSTTQDLVAWLQAYQ
- a CDS encoding ABC transporter permease, with the protein product MDSLITLDITDLAWALGMMAIAIGLSSWQKLGLEGQLAIATGRTIIQLLGVGYVLAFVFAWKNPIAVLAILMVMLSIAAIVARNRIGKKIPQVLPVVWGSILASSALTLGYTTLVIIQPLIWYEPQYLIPLAGIVLGNAMNGAAIAGERLVSTVNASRAEIETHLSLGATPQQAVAQYRRDAIKAGLIPTLNQMMVVGVVTLPGIITGQLLSGVDPLNAASYQILIMFMLAFTNLVTTLLVSQGLCSQFFNNNAQLK
- a CDS encoding aminotransferase class I/II-fold pyridoxal phosphate-dependent enzyme; its protein translation is MSNIPPLDLSRQYKNISEEVNAAVLDVLASGRYIGGSLVQGFEQQFAAYVGVSECVACNSGTDALYLALRALQIGSGDEVITTPFTFIATAEVISVVGAKPVFVDIDADTFNFDVLQLEKAITDKTRAIIPVHLFGQPVDMTAVMRIAESHNLAVIEDCAQATGAEWADAKIGSIGHVGCFSFFPTKNLGAFGDGGAVTTNDPAIASAIRMLREHGMRDRYYHEETGINSRLDTIQAAILQIKLRHLDTWNDLRRSVAERYHQLLEPVPGVVKPQEIAGGRSVWNQYTIRLTQDSNSAFRDNVRTQLAARGVSSMVYYPLPLHLQPVYKDLGYQAGDFPVTEKVCHEVLSLPIFPELSPEEQEQVVYGLKDCLLIANG
- a CDS encoding DUF561 domain-containing protein, with amino-acid sequence MTMNTTLHRAFEQGNVLKIITGLNNFDFSSVAATVKAATLGGATFLDIAADPDLVRMVRQLTNLPICVSAVEPELFVKAVAAGADLIEIGNFDSFYTQGRRFEAPEVMALTQKTRLLLPEITLSVTVPHILELDQQVQLAEALVKAGADIIQTEGGTSSSPTHAGTLGLIQKAAPTLAAAYEISRAVSVPVLCASGISNVTAPMAIAAGAAGVGVGSAINQLNSEVAMVAAVRSLVEALSQVSRQQVRA
- a CDS encoding serine/threonine-protein kinase, with product MNFPPTNLSTFHSDVLAQTELGQLCGSEQRFRDRYEILRMLGRGGFGVTFLARDATLPGQPLCVIKQLCPKFSDPAGLKTAQKRFEQEAKTLSKLGSHSQVPMLLDYFVEEGEFYLVQEYIRGHTLARLVRRGGSITEEGVKQFLRQILPLLQYIHRNNVIHRDIKPQNIIRCQDDGRLVLIDFGAVKEEISQLGQSGVKGSTTQFIGTVGFAPPEQFSLRPVYASDIYALGVTCLYLLTGKAPLEFESDRATGEIQWQNTVVVSQEFARILNKMLKISLKERFQSAGAIMLAFGWESQDNLSQFMTTVRRPDKSPVENQPEASPSDYIPPTARTAIALRDWKARLQAKQRHQRRSDRGILSSSGNSR
- a CDS encoding CO2 hydration protein, whose protein sequence is MVQTPPKPTTKLPPSRHEFAPIIHRLEAGGAMLPDTPENLMQIIGIYKAYAVPMDFYWRDLLYIAERVFLEPFPFFKYFIPKEYLELHNHYAGDDADLRIWRGEATAHPELLEFIEKGELNKKMPKLFHHLWHDRVNMEFAEACMQAMLWHGRDMGWGQFDAYLDSEEYKANADRAIKAYFQGNPAMLGLYKLFPDMFLEQVRQMSYYSNLGLFWEVMAPVFFEMSDIYDEGGFKGVPDAMNFLVNGIFAIAGRPIYHHVYIREQKYEIIPKSKGFMWLYEAALPYVEAVFYRTAPFRGTKSYNAQAKQVPEEQKDFHYGILYADVFPVGTAGIPPTLLMQDMLHFLPDYLKDYYRQHCRGEDDMLIQLGITFQRSMYCVTSAVIQALRTALLYPLDDPNPKHLQANRAFFESQLDRFKRPEARLRDIQSQDYR